CCTCGCCAGCTTTATTGACGACCTGAAGAAGCCCGAGAATGCGGCAGCCATTGTAACGCTGAAGTTCGAGCCTAAGCAGGCGCAGCTGGTTAACGATGTTACCACCTTCGACACCACCTACAACCAAAAGGTTGACGACAAGGACAGCAAGGCTGATTTTGTGGCTGCAACAAGGGTTCGTAGGGAGTTTGAACAGGCCACCAAGAACTTCTTGGCCTACGTGCAGGGCAAGCTGCTGGAGGATTCCGATCCGAAGTGGGAAACGCTTTGCTCAAAGATTCTCCTCCTTAATCAGGATGTGATGAAGACCGAGGCGCTGCACCAGGCCGCCTTAAAGAACAAGCGCGAAGAGGAGCAGAAGAAGAGCGAAGGGCAGAAGTAGCCCCTTCGAGAGCAGAATAGCATAACGGGAGTCGATCGTCGGCTCCCTTTTTTATTCCTCTCCGCCGAGCTGCCTACGGATGTACTGCTGCTTGGCCATATGGTCGAGCGATACCGAGCGGCGAATGCCCGAGATGTGCTCGATAAGCGTGTTTACCGTGGTAAGGCGTCGGCGCTGCACCTCGGGTTCGGGGGCCACCACGCCGGCCTCAAAGAGCAGCATGGCCACCATCTCCACCTTTTCGGTGGGGTAGGGGTCGTCCTTAAAAAAGGCGACGATCTCTTCGGGCGTCATGGCCTCGAAGAAGGCGAGGTTGCGCTCGAAGAAGGCCATAAAGGTGACCTCCAGCTCGGAGTACACCTGCTCGTACTCCTGGTTACGGCGGGCGTTTACGATGCGGTCGAGCGCCAGAAAGAAGTTCTGCATTAGCCGCATCAGGTAGTCTTTCTCGTAGCGAATAGCCATAGCTTCGTGTTTCTTGTGTCAAACATCTCCCAAATAACAAGAAGTTAAACGGAAATAAACGGAAGTTAGTCTGAAGTTAAACGGAAAAAAGATTAATAATGAAGTCAAAGGAGTTGAAGAATCTGGAGAGCTCACCATCAACGCTCCTTATCCTCCCGTTTGGATGGGAGGTAAGGGGTGGATTTTTACGTAATTTCTAATTGGTAGTCGTTATCGAATGGTTCGCGACTAACGACTAACATCTCCCTCCCTAGAACTTCACCCCAAACTCTACCCGTACCCCTACGTTGTAGGGCTGCACCTTCGACGAGGTTAGCTGCTCGAAGAAGCCAACGGCGAGCGAGATGCCGCTGTACTGGTTCGACATTACCCGGATGCTCTGCGTTAGGCATATCCCGGCAATGAAGGTCTCGGATTCGTTGCCGTCGAGGTCGGCCAGCCGTTCGGTGCCAAGGGGGATTTGCACCCCACCGTTAAGCCAAAAGTACTTGTTGATGGGGTAGAACGCCTCGGCTCCAATTTTGGAGTAGTAAATGGAGGAGGTTTGGTACTTCTTGGCGTCGCTGCTGCTAAGGTTATCGATGTACTCTACCCCTGCGGTAAGCGGTATGCTGATGCGTCCGTCGGCAAAAATGCTGTTGAGGTAGTAGGTGGCTGTCCATCCGCTGCCGTTCGTACCTACCAGCAGCGATAGGGTAGACATCTCCTCGAGCCTGAGGTAGCTCTCCTCCTCTTCCATTTTCCGTTTCTTATCCATCGGCATGGTTGGGGCTTCGGATTCGGGGTTCTTTGTCGCTTCCGTTTTGTTGCCGCCGATGTTTAGCAGCTGGTCTACGTTGATGGAGTCGGGGAGTACCCGTGCTCTTGCCTCCTCCTTTTTCAGCTTCTTTATGGCCGAAGCATCGGCCGTAAGCTTGTCGATATCCTTGCTGTTGAGCTGCTCGAGGCACTCCTCTACGGCACGACGGATCAGCCGTTCGTAGATGGAGGTGGCATCGTTGCCGCTCTCGCTAACGGTTGCCGATGTTCGGTAGATCTCAACGCTGCCGCCATCGCCCGACTTGGCCTCGAAGCTGGTCACTACCGTTACGGTGGCCTTTTCGTAGCCGTTGTTGGGCTGCTCGTTGGCCGATAGCACCATGATGCGCATGGTAACGGGTTTCCTCCCCGCGCTTGGCGGAAGGATGTAGTCGGTGTGGCGCTTAATGGCTGTGGCTACACCTCCGGCCAAATTGAGCTTGCTCTGCTTCCGGTTGCCGGTTTTGGTGGTTACAATCCACTCCTTAAAGTCGCGGTTGTCCACCACGCTATCCACGTAAATTTTGGGGTTGATGAACTTTACCGGCTGGCTCTTAAGCTCAATGTCGAGGGTTTGGGCCAATCCTGCCGTTGCCAGAAGGAAAAGAAGAATCAAAAGGGTAAGCGTTCTATTCATCGTTGCTAGATGTTATTTCGTTCAGGATTAGATTACCTTGTTCCGCCACTTCCCAAAGCGAAGGTAGAGCGAGCACACCAGCAGCATGTACCCGGCGTAGAACGTTTCTACAAACCAGATGTTGGTAACGTTGATGTTGGTATACTCGGTAAGGATAAAGGTGATGGCGATGTAAAGGGCGATGTCCGAGAGCTCGAGTCCAAACGCGGTGAGGGTGTTTCCCGTTCCCGAAACGGCCATAAAGGTGATAAAGCCCAGCGACATGGTGGTGGCGCCAATCATCACCACCTTGGCAACGGGGATGGTGTCGGCCACCAGCGAGGCATCGGGGCTGTAGAAGCCGATAACCTGGGGCAGCATTAGGTAGAAGCACGCAACCACCAGCACCACGCTGCAGAAGCTCAGCAGCATCGAGCGCGTTACCACCGTGGCAATACGGTCGAAGTGGCGCTCGCCCATCAGGTAGCTCACCAAGCTGTTGGTGGCCTCGGCAAATCCCCAAATGGGCATCATCATGGCAATGTAGAGGCTGCGCACGATGTTCGAGATGGCCAGCGAGCGCTCGCCCATCCGCTCAATTATCAGAAAGATTACGAACCAGGCGCTAAACGAGATGAGGTGCTGCAGCATCACCGGCGATGCCAGCTTGAGCGTTTCGCCCGCCACCCGCATGTCGAAGCTGCGGATGTTGAACAGCCCAAACGCCTTTGGGTATTTCCGGTAGATGGTGTACCCAAGGATGATGGCAAAGCCAGCCATCTCCGAGATTACCGAGGCTATAGCCGCCCCGTTGAACCCCAATGCCGGAAACCCGAACTTGCCAAAGATCAGGAGGTAGTTTAGGACGATGTTTAGCCCAACGGTAGTAGTGGTTACCGATATCAGCACCTTGGTGTTGGCGGTTGCAACGTAGAACGAGCGGAACAGCAGCGTAAATGCCGCCGCATATACGCCCCAAATGCGGTACTGAACAAAGTCGCCCACCTGAAGGGCAATCATCTCGTTGCTCACCAGGGTTGGAATTAGGTTGCTGGCAAATAGCTTTACGGCAGCAAATACGGTAATGGTGATGGCCAGCAGCAGCAGCGTAGAGCTGGCAAAGGTTTTCCCGATATCGGCAGGGCGCTCCTCGCCAAAGCGGCGGGCCATAATGATTTGGTTTCCGATGGTGAATCCGGTAATCACCATCATAATGGTGAGGTAGAAGAGCGTGCCAAGTGCCCCGGCTGCCAGCTCCTGTTCGCCTAGATGCCCTAGAAAGATGGTGTCGGTGATGTTAAGCACGTTTTGGCTGATGCTCCCAACGATAATTGGGTAGGCAATTCTCCAAATATTCCGGTACGAGGTCTCCTCTCTCATACAGCAAAGGTAGCAAGATCTGTGGTTTGAGATACTTGAATTTAATGTGAGTTCGATTTGAGGCTATAATATCAAAAGTAAAAGGTAGCCAAAGGTGTAATTCCCTCCTTGAAAAGGAGGGCGACGAAGCCAGAGATGTGCGCACTAGCATATAAATGAAAAGACGAGTGCTCTACTCGTCTTTTCATTTTGTTTCTATTTCTCCTTAATGCAGTACTTCTTTAGGGTGGCGTAGGCATCTCGGATGCCAAGTTCTCCAGCCTTGCTGATGTCTAGGCAACCCTTGTTGGTATCCTTCAGGTAGATTTGGATAAGACCTCGGTTGTAGTAGGCATCGGCGAGGTTGGGGTACTCCTCTATAGCCTTGGTGTAGCTCTGGATGGCCTCAGGCATACGGTTCGAGAGCGCGTAGATGTTGCCTAAGTTGTAGTCTATGTAGGCGTAGTTGGGCAGCAGCTTGGCCGCCTTATTTAGGTCGTCAATTGCCTGATCGTAGTTGTACACGGTAACGTCAATTTTTTGCTTGGCCATAGTTGGTCCCTTTTCGTCGAGAAGGGTAGGCTGCATGCTATTCTCTATCGACTTGGTGAAGTCGATCATCTCGGCCTGTACGGTAGCTCGGTTGATGAAGGTAAATCCATTTTTAGGATCAGCATCTATTGCCTTTCCGTAGGTGCCAATCGATTTGGTGTACTGATTCTGGCTGCTCTCTGCAATAGCCATTATCATGCTCGCTAGTGCAGGCTTGCCGTTTACAAGCAGCTGGGCAATTGCCTTTAAGCTGTCTATTGCCGCAGGTGTTTGCTTTTGTGGCTGGTTGGTGAGCGTAAGCTGCTGCTTGTTGTTAAGGCTGTTCCTGAATCTATCGTATGCTGGGTAGTAGTAGGCATTTTGCAGCTGAGGTAGCGTATCGGCAGCAGTAACCTCAATGCGGTAGAGCGGACGTAGCTTAATATCCACCTGGCTGTTGATGAGCATGTCGTTTTCGTCGAAGTTGGCATCGAACGACATCATGGCGTTGAACTTCTTGCTGGTATCGGCATACACCGAGAAAGTGCTATCGTTAAGCTTCGAACGGTATTCCTTGATTTTTTTTGTAGCAATGTCGAAGTCGGCTTTTGCGCTCTTCATATCGTTGAGCCTACGCTTGATGTACGAGCGATTCATGTAGGCGTTGGCGAAGTCGGGGTAAAGAGCAATGGCGCGAGTGTAGTCCTTCAGCGCTTCGCGGAGCATTCCAAGCTCAACAAGTACAGCGGCACGATTGTAGTACACCAGCACGTTCTTAGGCGTAAGCTTTGCTACTTGGTCGTAGTCCTTTACGGCATTGTTTAGGTCTCTAACCTGAGCTCGGAGTATGGCTCGGTTGTATAGGATTACAGGGTTGTTTGGTTCTAAGCGTATCGACTTGTTAAAGTCGGCCATGGTGTTGTTGTACTTCTTCATTTCGTAGTACACAAGTCCACGGTTAAAGTAGGCCATAAAATTTGTAGAATCAAGCTCTATCGCTTTGTTGAAATCGGTCAGAGCCTCTTTCAGCTTCTTTTGGACCATCTGCAAATGGCCACGTTTTAAGTAGGCATCTACATTGGAAAAGTCTAGCGAGATGGCCTTATTGTAGTCGTTTAGAGCAGCTGTAGTATCCTTCATAAAGAGGTAGGTAATACCTCTGTTTACGTATACATCGCTAACCTTAGGTTCCTTCTGTATAAACTTGTTGTAGTCATCTAGGGCCTTTTCGAACTGTTTAGACATGAAGTGGGTTACACCTCGGCTATAGTAGATTCCTGGATATTCGGGTCGTAGAAGGGAGGCGTTGTTAAGGTCGGCTATTGCGGCATCGGTGTTGCCCATTCGTGCCGATGTAATTGCCCTGTAGTGGTAGGCCTGAGTGTAAACAGGGTTTAACTTTATGGCCTCCGAAAAATCATGATTGGCACCAATCAGGTCGTCGAGATTGTACTTGGCGATACCCCTCAGGAAGAAGGCCTCGTGGAGCGTATGGTCGGTTTTTATGAGTACGTTGAAGTAGTCCAACGATTCGGCATACTTCTTGTCAATTAGGCATTGCCTACCGTTGTTAAAGAAGTATTCTTTATCGATTTGGGCAAACGTAGAGAATGGGTTAACGAGTAAAACCAGAATTACTATGGCTATTCTACGGAGTGTATTCACAGAGGTTCTTGTTAAGGTTTTGGTTTGATACTCTTGCAAGGTTACAGGTTTACCTCGCGAAGCTTTCTCATAATTCGGAGTATTAACTCCTGCTTATGCCTCATTGCTGCGTTGGGATTGCCCGGATTACGCTTTAGTGGGCTCGGAAGCGTAGCGGCAAGCAGTGCCGATTGGCGCTTGGTAAGGTTCTTTGCATCCTTCTCGAAGTAGAATTCCGATGCAGCTTGTACGCCATAAATGCCATTTCCGAGCTCTACTATATTTAGGTACGTTTCCATTATTCTCTTTTTCGACCATGTTGCTTCGATTAAAATGGTAAAATAGGTTTCAAACCCTTTTCGAATCCAGTTACGAGCAGGTACAAGAAAGACATTTTTGCCGGTTTGTTGCGATATGGTGCTTCCACCTCGAATTTTTTTCTTCTTCGTATTGTGCTTTAGTGCACGCTCTATAGCAACAAAGTCAAATCCGTAGTGTTCTGGAAACTTATTATCCTCCGATGATACCACCGCCAGCACCATATTCTTGCTGATATTACCGTAGGAGGTCCAGCTTCTTTTAGCCTTAGGAAAATCTCCATCGATAGCCTGCTCTACGCTTCGAATCAGCATAAGAGGGGTGAAGGTAATGGGAACAAGCCTCATTATAAGAACCGAGAAAATGGATGATGTGAAAAAGAGTAGGGTAAAGAACTTTACGCCACGCTTAAACTTAATCATCGGTCTTATCTTTTGGCTCATTTTATTCTAGTTTTTGTATTCGTTCACAAAAATATAAAATCGATATTTTAGTGAAAACGTTTAGCCGCTTATCCTACAAAATAAGTGCCCTTTTTGTTTCTTTGTTCCTAAAAAGCCCTAGAATAAAGCCCCACTCTCTGCATCTTTGCCGATATCGAGCGCTTCTCAATCTAAACGTACCATAGGTGTTGTTTATTGCCTTTGGTAGAGTTGGCCTTTCTAGAATGCAATATGCTATTGTATTCTAGATGCTGTATTGCACATGCAGATCTTGTGAGCATTCTTTTATCAAGTGATCTTCATCTAATTTCAAGATGATCTTTTGATCATCTTGTTGCTGTTTCGGATACTTTATAATGCTGCTTTTCTAGAATAGGAGTAGGCTTGTATGCATGTCTTGCCGTAAAAACGGCAATGTCCTCTACTGTTACCTTGTCAGCCACCTTAAATGCTTTGCTGCATGCAGGACAGCTGGTTATTAGATGGCTAACGTTCGAAGGAATGCTGTTTAGGGTTAAACTGGCAATATCTGCTTTTTGATTGTAGCTTAGAGAACTGTGGGCCATTGAATTTCCACAGCACATACCTCTTGCTTCTTTGGGAAGTTCTGTGAATGTCGAAGATTTCTTTAGAATATAGCGAGGTTCTTTTGTTATACCACATCCTCGTGCAAGTTCGCAAGGATCGTGATATACCGTAATGGCGTCCGATTTATTTAGGGCTATTCTCTCATTTTTGATCAGACGATTAATGTATTCGGTATGGTGGATAACAGGAATACTTAGTTGGTAATCATCCCTAAATGTTTTGAGGCATATAGGGCACGATGTAACGATCATTTCAACTCCGCTTTCACGGAATAGGGCAGTGTTCTTTGCCATTAACTCTTGCGAAGCGGCCAGCTGTCCTGCCAACTTCTGAGGACGACCACAGCAAATACCTCCATCCTTGTCCAGGTGAACTAGTTTTTCGCCTGCGGTTTCGGCAATTTTTTCAAGACTCTTTGTAGTTGCTGGTGTTAGCTTACCCATGCATCCCGAGAAGTAACCAACCTTTGCTTTAGGATATTCTGCCAACGAGGTATAGCCGAAGTCTGTTTCATGCTCTATTTGCTTCTTCAGCGACATCCTTAGCGGTTCTATGGTGATGCCAACTGGACAGCTTTCTTCGCAGCGTCGGCAGTTAAGGCAACTTTCAACCATTTCTGGTGATAAGCTTCCACGCTTTAATGCATCGAGTAGGTATATGGGTTGAGGCTTGCCGCTGATGCTGGCTTTAGTTAATGGACATGAGGAAAGGCATACTCCACACTTCGAGCAGCTTTTGGCTTGTATCTGATTAAATATTGGTTGGAATTTGCTCGCGTCCACTTTTGCTTTTCGCAAAAAGATGAAGAATGGCTCGGTAAGGATGTGCATGTAGCGGGTAAATGGCACTGCTACAAAGAAAATTCCTAACGATATTGAGTATGCCCACCATGCGGCATAGGCGCTGCTCTCGCCAACGCCAAGGCTAAAAAGTAGCTCTCCTGTTGGTTCGGTAATAAAACTTCCTGTTTGGTGGATGCCAGAGTTGATGCTTTCGGCTAAGAAACGAAGGGGAAATATCAGCCAAAGTGAGTAAAGTCCAATCTTGTCAATGGCGGTTAGCTTTGGCTTTTTGATGATGCTGAATCTTCTAGAAACAAATCGTTTGGTAAACGCAAGGAACGTCCCCGTTAGTACCATTAGTAGAAAGAAGTCCATAAGGAACGAGAACTCCTGATGATACTTAAAACTTCCCATGTCGGGAATAAAATACTCTAAAAATATGGGAAAGTAGGGGGGATTTATATGTGTGGACGTGTAGACCTTCGATTCTAGGTTGCCTATAACGATTAGCATAAACCAGCCAAACGCAAGGCTCATGTGCATGAATCCTAGCAGCAGGTTGGTTCTAAAAAGGTTTATGTGAAGAAGACTCTCCTTGACGATCTCGATGCAGCACTTAGCAAGTCGGATTGGCGATACTAAAAGCCCCTTTAGCTTTCCTTTTTCATCTTTAGGCATTTGGCGAAGCCAATAAATGAGCTGCGCTATGTATGCAAAAACAACAAATACAAGTCCAACTGTAAATGGGAGTACAAATATGTCAAATCTATCCATGCTGTTCTTGAAGGTGTTTGTTGATTAAAAGAACGATTTTACGATTGCTCACGTTTTTAGGGCAAATCATTTCGCATTTTCCGCAGATCATGCATTTGGCAATCTCATTCTTAAGACTAACTGTTTGGCCTCTGTCTATGTTCAACTTTACTTCTCGAATGTTGAACGATGTTAGCTGTGCGGCTGTGCATACAGCAGAACAGGCTCCGCAGTTAATGCAGAGCTGGTATTCCGGATATTCTGATATAAGGGTGCGGCGAAGGCTTAAATCGGCTTTGTCGAGCATAATCATGCTATCCTTTCGTGTCGTAAATCCAAATTTCACCATGGCTAAAGGTTCGTTTGGTTTAAGTAGAAGTGAACATTCAAGGCTACCGATTTTGCATCTGCGAGTGTTTCTTTAACGGTTAAGGGGCTTTTTGCTGTTCCTGCTGCAAAAATACCTTTGCTTATTCCGGTATTCTGCTCTACAAGGATTTGGTTGTTGTCAATAATAAAGCGGTCTTCTTCCGATTTTGTGCTAAGTTGGCTGGCAAATCGTTGTGTGTCTTCCGATGGAACCATGCCAACCATTAGCACCAACAAGTCGAGCGAAAGCTTCATGGGACGACGCGAAAGGGTGTCTTCAATGCGAACAATAAGTTTTCCTTTGATGTCTTCGTTTACCTCCGACATTCTTCCTCTAATAAACAGAATGCCCCATTTTTCTTGCGCTTCGCGGTAGATGCTTTCAAAGTGGCGATCGAATAGGCGTAGATCCATGTAAAAGCAGTAAACGTCGAGGTTGGGATGCTGTTTTTTTACCTCAATGGCTTGCTTTATTGCAGTAATACAGCAAACCTTAGAGCAGTAACCGTTGCACACCTTTTCATCGCGCGAGCCTACGCAGTGTACAAAGCCAACCTTGCCCGATTTACCATGGACATATCGGCTTAGCTGATTCTGCTTTTCAACCTTTTCGAGTTCGACTGATGTGATTACATGGTTGTAAATTCCGTAACCATACTCTTCCTTTTTAGTGGCATCGAAGGGGGTGAAGCCAGATGCTATGATGGCCGCATCAAAAGAGTACTCCCTTTCAGGAGTTGTTATTGATACGCTATTCTGTTTGTTAGCTATATTTAAGACGGTTGTGCTTGGTGCAATGCTTATGTTTGACTGTGATTCGAGCGTGGTGTTAAGCGCACTAATCATATCTGTAGCATTCTCATTGTGGGGGAATAAATGATTCCAATTAGCTACGTTTCCTCCGAGTCGCTCCGATTTTTCGAAAATAGTAACCTGATAGCCTAAGCGACCAAGGACGCTGGCAGACTGCATTCCTGCGATGCCGCCACCTATAACTGCTATTTTTTTGCTTTCTTCGTTAATCATAACTATGTGCACAAGCTAATTTTAAAATTCTAGTATTTGAGGACTTCCGGTTTTTCGGGTTTCCCTAAATCTTTACCGTCCTTTGAACTAAATTTTGCATCGGGATCGTATTCTACCCCAATTTTTTTTAGAAGAGGCTCCACGTTTACCTGGTGTAGCTGAAGCCCCAAATCCCAAGGATCGTAGCCTAGTACTAAGCCTGCTAGCTCCTCGTAGGTTAGCGATGGAATTCCGTACCCTTTATCGTCGTAGGTGGTTCCTTCCATATCGGCTATAACATATTGCCATCTATCAAGAAAGTAGGCACAGCCAGGGCAGTTGCTTAGGATAAAGTCGGGCTTGTAGGGGGCCATCGATTCGAACTTCTTTTTTGATGCCGATACCGAGTAGCCTCTATTGGCTTTTACCAAGTACTGGCGGAATCCAAATCCACAGCAGTGCCTGCGTTCGGGGTAGTCCACAACATCTCCACCCCACGATTCGATCATTCCTACGAGCACGTGAGGGTATTCTGCCCCACCGACACCCTTGTGTGGAAACATTTTGGCATAGTGGCATCCGATGTGCTCTACCACTTTTAGCGGTTCACCGGTTTCTTTGTTTATTAGCCTATACTTAGACTTTTGGGCTATTTCTTCCCGAAACTTATAGATGATGTCGCTGGTGTGAACCAGATTTTTAGGCTTGATAAACTCTCTCTTTGTAGCCTTGTATAGTAGCTCGTGAGCTTTTTCTTCCATCTCTGGATTGTGATGCCATAGATCCAGAATCTCTGTATAGATTCCAAACGAAGTTACACAGCTGGCAACGTAGTTTTCGAGCCCGGCTTCGTGCATTAGCGCAAACTGGCGGGCCACAACCGTCATCGTTGTCTCTATAGGGACTAAGTCGGTGTGGTAGGCAATTCCAGTACAGGTTGTATGGCGGGGATCATCAAGTATCGATTTCCCCAATTCGCCTTTCAAAATGCGAAGAAATGTTGATTCTGAGCCGGGAAAGAAGTTTTGACGGATGCAGCTACGTGCGTAGTAGTAGTAGTCCTCCGCAATTTCCTTCTGATATTTGGCCCAAAGCTTTTTCTTTCCTTCTGGTATCATTTCGTTTCTGATTTATATCGAGTGGTCTTCTTCGTTACTAAAATTGTATATGTGCTGAACGTAGTCCGATTCAATTCCCGATTCATCTAATTCAAGATTCATCTCTTTAGCCTTGACTGCGGAGACTTTCTCTATATGCTGAAATTGGCGGTGCGCTCCGGTAACTTCGAAGATGCTGCTAATCTCATCGAGGGCTTCTTGGGGAATTTTACGGAGCGCACCTGGCTTATCCTGATGGTAGCTAGCGCCAACACGTTCCATAAACGCATCTATATGCTTTTTCTCAAAATCGAAAATCGGACCTAATTCTGGAAACATCTCTGTATTAAGATGGTCTACATGAACGCAGTAGCCGTATTTATATGACCATTCGCCAATGGTTCGCTTGAGTACGAGTTGTTGCCTTCCCTTCTCTGATTCAACGAAAAGGCCTTTTTTTATAGAAAGGGCACGAAGCGCCATAATGATTAATCCCGGGGCATTGCCTCGCGGACAACGGGTTTTGCATGACATACATTCTCCGCAGTACCAAATAGTTTCGCTCTTTAGCAGCTCTTCTATGAGCTTGTCGTCTTTTGTTGAAACTGTTTCTGCTATTGCGCGTGGTTGGTAAGGATACACCTGAGCGGCAGGACATATTGCGGTACATGTACCACAGCTAATGCACGAGTTAATGCCTTCTTCAAATCTGATGTCCTTGTTTAACTCTTCGTACAACATTAATTATATAATTGATGTGAAGTAAGTTTGCAAATTCTGTCATTTAACACATGTTACGGTAAAAGTAAAGATTTAATTGGAGAAATCGAAGAAAAAAGGTCGTGTAATAGTACGTTTTTGTGGCTTTTAAGGTAAGATGCAGCAAGGAATAGTGTACTTTTTTAAACGATAAAGGCGATTATTCTCTTAATAATCGCCTTTATCGTTTTTATTGTTAATGTGTTATAACCATTTTTTTCGTTTGAAGATAAATAGGGTGATTCCAGATGCGAAAAGCATAAAGAATATTGCGAAAAGGTAACCATACTTCCAGTGAAGCTCGGGTATAAAGTCGAAGTTCATACCGTACATGCTGGCAATAAGGGTAGGAGGCATGAAGATTACCGAAACCACGGTAAAGATCTTGATGATCTTATTTTGCTCGATGTTGATAAGACCAAGGAAGGTATTCTGTAGGTACTCCAAACGCTCGAAGCTAAAGTCGGTGTGGTTGATAAGTGAACCAACGTCCTTTAGCATGATGGTAACCTTTGGGTAGAGGTCGTTGGGGAATCGCTCGCTTTTGAGGATTCCGGAGAGTACGCGCTGTTTGTCGATGATGTTTTCACGGAGCAGCATCGAGTTTTCCTGAAGCTGGTTGATGTCCAACAGTACCTCTTCGTCAACGCTGCCCGATAGGGTGATCTCCTTGCTAACTTTGGCAATGTCTCGTGCAATTTGCTCAACCATGTCGGCATCGAGGTCGATCCGGGTTTCCAAAATTGCCACCATTAGGTGAAACGACGTTGGAAAGGCGCGGTTATTGAGCAAAAAGCGGCGAATCGTATCGGAAAACACCTTAAGATCTATATTGCGAACCGTTACGAGGATTCCCTCCTTAAGTATAAAGGATACGGCTTCGTAGGTAAACTCTTCGTCTTCCTGGATAAGGAAGTTCGAGTTGGCCATTATGGTCGTTTCGGATTCTGAGTAGCGCGATGAGCTCTCGATCTCTTCTGCCTGCTGTCGGGTAGTAAGGTTTACGTGTAGAAAGTTCTCAATTGCCTTTTTCTCCTTAAGGCTTGGATTGTTCATGTCAATCCAAATGATATCGTCAAAGCTGAACTCTTCGAGCAGCTCTATCTCTGTTTCCTGAATGATTTTGTTGTCGCCACGAACGAATAAGGTTACCATCGACCCTTGGTTTTTACCGGTTATACAATGGGTTGTTTAGCTCTGGAGAAGTGAGTTGGCTAGTGTTAGCCCTCTTCAGCGCAAAGGGATGTCGGCAAGTCGCACAATCGAAAGCCCGATTGCGTCGACCATCGTCGTCGTTTGTGGTTGGAAATTTGTTGGAGAAACTTGGAGTAATTCAGAAAGGAACGTTGTGCCGATAATCGGTAAAGACTTGTACGGCCGATCGCTGATGTTGCTACCGACAATTTCGCGCGTTTA
This window of the Acetobacteroides hydrogenigenes genome carries:
- a CDS encoding FAD-dependent oxidoreductase is translated as MINEESKKIAVIGGGIAGMQSASVLGRLGYQVTIFEKSERLGGNVANWNHLFPHNENATDMISALNTTLESQSNISIAPSTTVLNIANKQNSVSITTPEREYSFDAAIIASGFTPFDATKKEEYGYGIYNHVITSVELEKVEKQNQLSRYVHGKSGKVGFVHCVGSRDEKVCNGYCSKVCCITAIKQAIEVKKQHPNLDVYCFYMDLRLFDRHFESIYREAQEKWGILFIRGRMSEVNEDIKGKLIVRIEDTLSRRPMKLSLDLLVLMVGMVPSEDTQRFASQLSTKSEEDRFIIDNNQILVEQNTGISKGIFAAGTAKSPLTVKETLADAKSVALNVHFYLNQTNL
- a CDS encoding heterodisulfide reductase-related iron-sulfur binding cluster, which gives rise to MIPEGKKKLWAKYQKEIAEDYYYYARSCIRQNFFPGSESTFLRILKGELGKSILDDPRHTTCTGIAYHTDLVPIETTMTVVARQFALMHEAGLENYVASCVTSFGIYTEILDLWHHNPEMEEKAHELLYKATKREFIKPKNLVHTSDIIYKFREEIAQKSKYRLINKETGEPLKVVEHIGCHYAKMFPHKGVGGAEYPHVLVGMIESWGGDVVDYPERRHCCGFGFRQYLVKANRGYSVSASKKKFESMAPYKPDFILSNCPGCAYFLDRWQYVIADMEGTTYDDKGYGIPSLTYEELAGLVLGYDPWDLGLQLHQVNVEPLLKKIGVEYDPDAKFSSKDGKDLGKPEKPEVLKY
- a CDS encoding 4Fe-4S dicluster domain-containing protein, with product MLYEELNKDIRFEEGINSCISCGTCTAICPAAQVYPYQPRAIAETVSTKDDKLIEELLKSETIWYCGECMSCKTRCPRGNAPGLIIMALRALSIKKGLFVESEKGRQQLVLKRTIGEWSYKYGYCVHVDHLNTEMFPELGPIFDFEKKHIDAFMERVGASYHQDKPGALRKIPQEALDEISSIFEVTGAHRQFQHIEKVSAVKAKEMNLELDESGIESDYVQHIYNFSNEEDHSI
- the corA gene encoding magnesium/cobalt transporter CorA, producing MVTLFVRGDNKIIQETEIELLEEFSFDDIIWIDMNNPSLKEKKAIENFLHVNLTTRQQAEEIESSSRYSESETTIMANSNFLIQEDEEFTYEAVSFILKEGILVTVRNIDLKVFSDTIRRFLLNNRAFPTSFHLMVAILETRIDLDADMVEQIARDIAKVSKEITLSGSVDEEVLLDINQLQENSMLLRENIIDKQRVLSGILKSERFPNDLYPKVTIMLKDVGSLINHTDFSFERLEYLQNTFLGLINIEQNKIIKIFTVVSVIFMPPTLIASMYGMNFDFIPELHWKYGYLFAIFFMLFASGITLFIFKRKKWL